Part of the Cyprinus carpio isolate SPL01 chromosome A23, ASM1834038v1, whole genome shotgun sequence genome, ggctgctgtgaaacgcgttcacaagagttctaacagtttggacattgcgtgaatcagaggtgaAAAAAagaactatataaatactgttcagtttcttgcacagaccgatcgttttgtgtctctacacatcaatgtatcgtcacgagccgcagggtttaatttggatttttctgtgcatgtttttttttttctcccatagattctgtgaccattgataagcattgtagactgagagactgcaacagctgaagttaaaaaatcataatttgtattctactgaagaaacaaagtcacctacatcttggatgcactgggggtaagcagataggGGTAACCTATCgctttatgggtgaactatccctttaagagtaatCCATGTGACTTGTGCACCATAGTAATTTTTATAAGCCATACAATAGCCTTGGAGATTTACAAACACTGTTCACTGTGTAGTGGAAACAAACTGTTGAGATGTTCTGTTAAAAGTCTGTTCTTATGTTATACAGACAAAAGTaagttgtacaggtttggaatgacatgatgtgaATGATGGCAGACTTTtcagttttggatgaactatccctttaaaggtctCAGTGGAACATCTAGATAAAATCCTTCCTGTTGAAACACTACCAGCTCATCAAATCCTATTATATTGCCATTATCAAACCCATCTGTGGATCATCCCCCAGGCAAAACCGTTACTCTCCTTTAACAGCTATGTGCCTCATGATTTCAAAAGAACTTCCCTCAAACAACAACTGTCATATGACATAAAGTCACGCAAATACGTGTGGCGGAATCTGTGGTCAGTGCACTGAGAAATCTGGAAATTCGGTTtcagaagaaaataattttaaagcaatagttcacccaaaaatgaaaatccgtTCTGAAcccatgtgacttttttttctttcgtgGAACACAAATGGTGACTTTTTTTCATTCCATTTCCTCATATACCattccttcctcttctccagctgGAGCAGTCTGCAGTGCAGGCCACTCTGCAGGGTCGAAGGGAACTCCTGGAGGAAACCTGTCGCACCCACACCCGCAAAAGACGCGTACTCGGCTCGGAGGACCTCCGCCACCTCATAGTGGATGATAAACACAAGTTACTGTATTGCTATGTCCCCAAAGTGGCATGTACAAACTGGAAACGTGTGTTGATGGTTCTAACAGGAGATGGGCGCTATCGTGAACCACTGGCTATTCCAGCAAATGAGGCTCACGTAGTGGGCAACCTGCGTTCGCTCTCGGAGTACTCCACAGCCGAGATCAACCAGCGGCTACGCACATATCTGAAGTTTGTCTTTGTGCGTGAACCCTTCGAGAGACTTGTCTCGGCATATCGCAACAAGTTTACCCGTAGCTACAACACGGCCTTCCATAAACGCTACGGGACCAAAATCATCCGGAGGCATCGTGTGGACCCCCAGGCTGAAGCACTGGAAAAAGGCAATGATGTCTCCTTTGAGGAATTTGTGTATTATTTAGTAGACCCCCAGACTCAGAGAGAGGAACCATTTAATGAACACTGGGAAAGGGTTCACTCACTTTGCCACCCTTGTCTGATCCATTATGACGTGGTGGGCAAGTATGAGACTCTTGTGCAAGATTCACGCTACATCCTGAAGTTAGCAGGTGCCGAAGGAGAGGTCAAATTTCCCGCCATGTCCAAGAGCACCAGGACCACGGGTGACATGGCTGCCAAGTTCTTCAACAACATCAGTCCGTTTTACCAGAAGAAACTCTTCAACCTTTACCGAATGGACTTCTTGCTTTTTAACTACTCTGTGCCGGCATACTTGAAGTTGAGATGAACAGTACAGCGAGTTTCAACTGATCCTAAAACTTGCACACATGGATGTGAGTGTTGTGGGCATTGACTAAAATTTTGCATGTGTCTGGGTTCGAGTGAATTTCCTGAGGGAACCTATAGAGGATGCTCCTTGGATATGGCATCTCCATTGGTCCCTTGAGGTGAAATTCAGCACTGTGAACAGATTAGTGCTGGCTGGGGTGTTGCATCCCATCCCAAAAGTTCACAAAATACTGTCTGTAATTCCTTTGGCTTTGGCAACTTTCGACCGAGCTCCAAGTATGTGCCTTTGTCCTTCTGAATGTTGATAAGTGAAGCAGGATTCTTCATCAACAGAAAAATGCTAGGAATGTTTCATCTACTTTAATCTTCACCACCAAAATGATATTTATGGTTGTTTACGTAGCATATTTATTGTGGATTTTGCTCTTGAACTGGATCCAGCAAAGCCTCAACTTTAATCTCGAAGAGATTCCTTGAAGCTGATCTCAAAGCCTTCTTTTTAACATTCCCTGGATGTAGTTCCAGACCTCAACCTTACTCCCAATCAGAAAGGTAGTTTCCAGGTCTAAAGGTATCAAACGGTCAACTGTTTCAAGCAGATTGGTGGTAATATGTTGGAGGGAGTAAAAGGTAAGGGATGAATTTAGACTTCTCTTGCAGTCACAAACTGAACAAGGCTGTCTACCTTGGGCAGTTTAGATACTCTGGTAAGAAATGGCATACTCATAGAGTCTCCACTTTATTTAACATGCAACGGGCTGTGTAAACAGTGCATAGCTGTGGTTGGGAAAAGGTAGACCCTCATCAGTGTGGCTCTTGTTGAGCTATGGATGCAGGGTGAGGTGCAAACTACTCACTTGCCATTGCAGGTCAAACATCAGC contains:
- the LOC109048167 gene encoding carbohydrate sulfotransferase 11-like gives rise to the protein MIKPKVGRMFLATCVGSFFILILYFQNISRSASEQFSGQNSFSIKSGRSPLQTLQENDQLEQSAVQATLQGRRELLEETCRTHTRKRRVLGSEDLRHLIVDDKHKLLYCYVPKVACTNWKRVLMVLTGDGRYREPLAIPANEAHVVGNLRSLSEYSTAEINQRLRTYLKFVFVREPFERLVSAYRNKFTRSYNTAFHKRYGTKIIRRHRVDPQAEALEKGNDVSFEEFVYYLVDPQTQREEPFNEHWERVHSLCHPCLIHYDVVGKYETLVQDSRYILKLAGAEGEVKFPAMSKSTRTTGDMAAKFFNNISPFYQKKLFNLYRMDFLLFNYSVPAYLKLR